The sequence below is a genomic window from Nitrospirota bacterium.
TAGCGTCAAGGTGAGCGTGAAGAACGTGAATGCCGAGCTGAAACCGGGAATGCCTGCGGATGTGAAGATACTTTTGAAATAAGGGTTCAGAGTTAAATGTTCAAAGTTCAGGTTTAAGGAATCAGGAGTGAACAGCGTCAACGTGATCAAAACATCCAACCTTTCCAGGTCGTTTGGCGAAAACATTGCCGTCAACGATCTCAATCTCAACATTCATAAGGGCGAACTGTATGGTCTCGTGGGGCCGGATGGGGCGGGGAAGAGCACAACCATGCGGCTTCTGACCGCGATCATGGATCCCACATCGGGAGACGCATGGGTATCGGGTCATTCGATCCTGACCGAAGGTGAACTGATCAAGGAAAAGATCGGCTACATGTCCCAGCGGTTCGGTTTGTATGAAGACCTGACGGTCATGGAGAACATCCTGTTCTATGCTGATCTCTACGAGGTGCCGAAGAAAGAACGCCCGCCGCGCATCGAGCGTCTGCTCGGATTCAGCAACCTTACACCCTTCAAGGACCGGCTTGCGGGAAAGCTTTCAGGCGGCATGAAGCAGAAGCTCGGCCTTGCCTGCTCGCTCATTCACACGCCTGCAGTGCTCTTTCTCGACGAGCCTACGAACGGGGTGGATCCGGTCTCCCGCAGGGACTTCTGGAAGATCCTGTACGAACTTCTCAAGGAAGAGGTGACGATCCTCGTCTCAACCGCCTATCTTGATGAAGCGGAGCGATGCTCGAGGATCGGACTTATGCACCACGGACGCATCCTGATCGAAGACGGGCCGAAGAACATCAGAAGCTCTCTCCATCAGCCCATGATCGAAGTATGGTCGGACAACGCGCGCTCATCCGTCGCACTCGTGAAAAATCTGGGCGGGGTGACCGGAGTGAGCCTGTATGGCGACCGGCTGCATATATCGGTTGAGAAAAAAGTACCGGCTGCCGAGATCATTGCCAACCTGAAACGATTGAATATCGACGTCAAGGATTATCGAGAGATCCTCCCGTCACTCGAGGATGTTTTTATTTCGATGGTGGAGAGAAGCCGGTCCAGTGCGGAGACTTCGACGAGCTCAGTCGAGTCGTTCGGAATGCGGAGTGAGATCGAAAAAAAACATACCGCGACTGCCGTCAACGTGGAAGGGCTCACACGCACGTTCGGCGACTTTGTGGCCGTTGATCACATTGACCTCGAGGTCGCAAAAGGGGAGATTTTCGGATTTCTGGGCCCGAACGGCGCCGGAAAGTCGACAACGATCCGAATGCTTTGCGGGCTGCTGCTGCCGTCCGGAGGGAACGGGACCGTCGGCGGTCACGATATTATCACGCAGTCCGAGGAGATCAAACAGAACATCGGTTATATGTCACAGAAATTCTCGCTTTACGAAGATCTGACCGTTGAAGAGAACATCAATTTCTTCAGCGGCATCTACAGCGTTCCGGAATCGAAAAGAGAAATACGCAAAGAATGGGCGCTCGAGATGGCTGGTCTCACCGAAAAAAGGAATACGATCACCCGGACCTTGCCGGGCGGATACAAACAGCGGCTCGCTCTCGGATGCGCGATCCTGCATGAGCCGCCGATCCTCTTCCTTGACGAGCCCACCTCGGGCGTTGACCCGATCTCGCGCCGAAATTTCTGGAACATGATCCACCGGATGGCCAAGGCCGGGACCACCATCTTTGTCACAACCCACTATATGGACGAGGCCGATTACTGCGACCGACTGGCGCTCATCTATCGCGGCAAAATAATCGCGGAAGGGACCCCGAACGAGCTGCGGAGGAACTACATGATCCGGGACGTTCTTGAAATCGAGACGGAATCCATTGTCGAGGCCATGGAATTTCTTGAACAACAGGGGATCGAGACCGCAGTCTTCGGAAGTCTGCTCCATGCAACGGTGGAGGACTCAAAGACGGCAGTCCCGCTGATCTATAAAATATTAGGCGGGCAGAACATCACGGTGCGACGGGTCGATAAGATCGTGCCTTCGCTGGAAGACGTGTTCGTGACGCTGATCGAGACATCGTGAGTCAAGAGTTGGGAGTTCGGAGTTCGGAGTCAGGAGACAGGAGAAAACCATGAGGGTCATTCTGAATTCTGACTACCGGCTTCTGACTTAACGGGGTTCGCTATGAAACTTCTTCGCGTCAAAGCGATTGCAAAAAAAGAGATCCTCCAGATCCGGCGGGATCCTCTGAGCCTGGCCATGGCATTTCTCATGCCAATATTGCTTTTGTTCATCTTCGG
It includes:
- a CDS encoding ATP-binding cassette domain-containing protein, which encodes MNSVNVIKTSNLSRSFGENIAVNDLNLNIHKGELYGLVGPDGAGKSTTMRLLTAIMDPTSGDAWVSGHSILTEGELIKEKIGYMSQRFGLYEDLTVMENILFYADLYEVPKKERPPRIERLLGFSNLTPFKDRLAGKLSGGMKQKLGLACSLIHTPAVLFLDEPTNGVDPVSRRDFWKILYELLKEEVTILVSTAYLDEAERCSRIGLMHHGRILIEDGPKNIRSSLHQPMIEVWSDNARSSVALVKNLGGVTGVSLYGDRLHISVEKKVPAAEIIANLKRLNIDVKDYREILPSLEDVFISMVERSRSSAETSTSSVESFGMRSEIEKKHTATAVNVEGLTRTFGDFVAVDHIDLEVAKGEIFGFLGPNGAGKSTTIRMLCGLLLPSGGNGTVGGHDIITQSEEIKQNIGYMSQKFSLYEDLTVEENINFFSGIYSVPESKREIRKEWALEMAGLTEKRNTITRTLPGGYKQRLALGCAILHEPPILFLDEPTSGVDPISRRNFWNMIHRMAKAGTTIFVTTHYMDEADYCDRLALIYRGKIIAEGTPNELRRNYMIRDVLEIETESIVEAMEFLEQQGIETAVFGSLLHATVEDSKTAVPLIYKILGGQNITVRRVDKIVPSLEDVFVTLIETS